DNA sequence from the Paenibacillus physcomitrellae genome:
ACAAATCGACGAGCCTGCCCTGGTGGCGACGCTTACGTCCGAAGAGCTGGCAGAGGTCCAGCATATTTACGGGTCTTTGAGCAAACAGCTGTCCGGATTGAAAGTGCTGGTTCAAACCTATTTTGAAGCTGTGGATCACTACAAGGAAATCGTTGCTTTGCCGGTGCAGGGCATCGGTCTCGACTTCGTCCATGACCGCGGGCAAAATCTGCGCTCTGTGCTGGAGCAAGGTTTCCCAAGCGACAAAGTGCTTGGAGCAGGCGTGATTGATGGCAGAGGCATTTGGAAATCCGATCTGGCTGCCAAGCTGGAGCTGTTGGATACCCTGAAACAAAAGGTAGCGGCGGAACGCCTGCTCGTTCAGCCGTCCAGCAGTCTGCTGCATGTCCCGGTGACAACAGCTCAGGAGCAGAAGCTTGATCCAGTCCTCAAAGACGCGCTTGCTTTCGCTAATGAAAAAATCACCGAGCTTGTGCTGCTCACCCAAGCCGGCAACAAAGGCGCTGCAGCCGTCAGCGCCGGGCTGGCTGCGGCTGATCGCGGCCGCAAGGCGCTCCAGCAGTCGCCGGCCAGAAACAAAACGGCGGTGCGCCAGCGTACCGCCGAGGCGGTGGCCCAACCTGCCGAGAGAACGGCTGATGTGGAGACGCGTCGCAAGGTTCAGCAGGACAAGTTCCAGCTTCCCCTGCTTCCGACAACCACGATCGGCAGCTTCCCGCAGACGCCGGAGGTCCGCAGCGCCAGACTGAAATGGCGCAAGGGCGAATGGAGCCCGCAGCGCTATGAAACGTTCATCAAGGAGCAGATCCAGGACTGGATCCGGATTCAGGAGGAGCTAGGGCTGGATGTGCTGGTTCACGGGGAGTTCGAACGTACGGACATGGTGGAATTTTTCGGAGAGAAGCTGGAAGGGTTTGCTTTCACGTCGCTGGGCTGGGTGCAATCCTATGGCTCCCGCTGCGTGAAACCGCCGATCATTTACGGGGATATCGAGTTCACCGCTCCGATGACGGTGGCTGAAACGGTTTATGCTCAATCGCTGACCCAAGCACCGGTGAAAGGTATGTTGACGGGTCCGGTCACGATCCTCAACTGGTCGTTTGTCCGGGATGATCTGTCCCGCGAAGAGGTTGCTTATCAGATTGCGCTGGCCCTGCGAGAAGAGGTCGAGGCGTTGGAAGCAGCCGGCATCGGTATGATCCAGGTGGATGAACCGGCTCTGCGCGAAGGGCTTCCGCTCAAACGCGAACAGTGGCCGCATTATCTGGAATGGGCGGTGAAGGCATTCAAACTGTCCACGACAACGGTCAAGGATGAAACGCAAATTCATACCCATATGTGCTACAGCGAATTTAACGACATCATCGAAGCAATCAGCGCTTTGGATGCGGACGTTATTTCGATCGAAACCTCGCGCAGCCACGGCGAGCTGATCGAAAGCTTTGAGAAATATACGTATGACAAAGGCATCGGCCTGGGAGTCTATGACATCCACAGCCCGCGTGTACCGCCGGTTGAGGAAATGACCTCGATGATCGACCGCGCTCTGCGGGTGCTGAAGCCGTCCCAATTCTGGATCAATCCGGACTGCGGTCTGAAGACGCGCAAAGATGAAGAAACGGTGCTGGCGCTGAGAAACATGGTAGAAGCCACTCGCCTCAGCCGTGAGAAATACAGCGTTAAAGCCTGATTTTCCAGCAAAATCAAGCCAAATAGAAAGCAGGTTCCGGAATGCACATCCGGAACCTGCTTCTTTTTCTGTTCAGGGGAAAGTCCAGTCAGCCGCATTTGACCCAATTCGTGCACGGACAGGAGGAGGGGAGCCGCTCAGCTTCAGGTTCTCAAAGGCTTGAACGGCTGATTTGGCGACTTCGATGTCCTGCGCGCTGACTCCTCCGCTTACGCCAATTGCTCCGATCATTCTGTCTTCCACCACAAAAGGGATGCCTCCGCCCAAAATCGTAATTTTACCTTGATTAATGCTATTAATTCCAAAAGCTTCACCCCCGGGAGCAGCGAGCTTGGCGAGCTGTTCTGTTGGCATTTTTAGGGCGGCGCTGGTCCAGGCCTTGCTCTGAGCCACTTCGATATCGCCGATTCTGGCATTGTCCATGCGGTGGAAAGCGACTAGATTAGCTCCTTCATCCACGATAGCGATGTCGCAGGCCAGCTTCATCTGGCGGGCTTTCTGTTCTGCAGCCTCAAGCAGCTGTTTGGCAAGCTCCAGCGTAAGTTTAAACAACCGGATCCCTCCTTTAGAGTTGGTATGTCCGTTTCTTTAGAGTCGGTACGTCCTTTCGTCCCTTCCTTCAGGCAGCATTCTAAATAACAAATCTACAAACCTATAAATCCCAGCTCAGGTCTCCAATTCAGGTAACAACGGACCCTCCATTAGCAAAATAAATCTGCCCTGACGTATACGAAGCATCGTCCGAGGCGAGCAGCACATATACGGGAGCCAGTTCAAACGGCTGGCCGGGCCGTCCGAGCGGAACCTCGGTTCCAAAGGTGGTGACTTCTTCCGCAGTGAAGGCGGACGGGATTAATGGCGTCCAAGTCGGCCCGGGTGCCACAGCGTTGACGCGAATGCCTTGATCGGCCAGGGAGAGGGCCAATGAACGGGTAAAGGATACAATGGCACCTTTGGTGGCGGTGTAATCGATCATGTTAGCCATTCCGGAGAAGGCAGTATCCGAGGTGGTGTTAATAATCGAGCTTCCTGCACGCAGATGGGGCAGCGCAGCTTTCGTCATGTCAAAAAATGAAATAATATTGGTATGGAAGGTATTCAGCAGCTGTTCTCGGGAAATCTGCAAAATGCTGGGCTGATGGAACTGCACCCCGTGATTGTTGACCAGAATGTCCAGCTTGCCGAAGGTTTGGACGGTTTTCTCTACTACAGCATAACAGTTGTTCTCGTGCCTCAAATCGGCGGCAAGGGTCAAACATTGGCGGCCAAGCTTGTTAATCATTTGCTGGGTTTCAGCCGCATCCTGATGTTCGTCGAGGTAAACGATGGCGATATCGGCGCCTTCCTTGGCGAAAGCTATGGCGGCGGCGCGGCCGATCCCGCTGTCTCCGCCGGTAATCAGCGCGATTTTGTTGGTTAATCTGCCGCTGCCGGAGTATGCCGGATTATCGGAGATCGGGCGGGGGGTCATGATATATTCAAAGCCGGGATGGCGGTCTTGATGCTGCGCTGGGAAAACAACCGGGACGCTGCGGCACTGCGTTGTCCAGCCCATGTAAGGATATTTGGGATAACTCATGATTGTCTCCTTTCGGATTTCATCGTTTGGTCCTAATTTATTCAAAGGTTAAGCAATAAAGAAGGAGGAACACCCTAATGGCGGAAAGCAAAACCAATGCAATGCGATTGCTCGATAAATCTCAAATTCCATACGAAACCTTGAATTACGATCACGAGGACGGGCAGATTCACGGCACGGCTGTTGCGGAGAAAATCGGCAGACCACAGGAGTCCGTCTTTAAAACGCTGGTGGCCCACCAAAGCGGCCAAATTAGTCAAATCTGCGTGTTTGTTATCCCGGTGGCGGAGGAACTCGATTTGAAGAAAGCAGCCAAAGCGGCCGGCGCCAAAAAGATAGAGATGCTGCCCGTGAAGGACCTGCTCAAATGGACGGGATATATCCGCGGCGGCTGTTCTCCTGTCGGCATGAAAAAGCTGTATCCCACCTTTATAGATGCCAGCGCCGAAGGGCTGAAGATCATCGCGGTCAGCGCGGGCAGAATAGGTACACAAATGGAGCTGAACCCGCAGCAGCTGGCGGAACAGGTGAAAGCCGTCTTTTTCCCGCTGACTAAAGAAGCCTGAATCCCGGGAACTGATAGGAGATCATAGGAGATCATAGAAAATCATAGGAGATCAAAATCAATACAGAAGGATGAGAGCCCGTTGGCATGACGCGGCTCTTTTTGTTTTAAGGGGAGGCATTGAAGGAGGAAACAATCCGTGGAGAATTAGGCAAAGTCTCTATAGAAATAGGCTACCGCCTGCTTTATCAAATCATCCATACTAAGTCCAGAGGATATTTGAATTTTATTGTAACTAAGGAGGAATTTCCGTGAGTCAAGCTTTAGTTCAGCAAGAACAAGCAAACGAACGGGCGGCTTTTCTTAAGGTGGTAACCATACTAGGATTAAGTTCGGTTCTTATCCTTTCGCTCATGTATATAACCATTCCGCTTGTTCCTATATGGGCCGACCATTATAAAGTAGCCCAAAGCGTTGCCGTCTGGACGGGCAGTGCCTTTGGATTCGCTTATGCACTGGGGAATATCTTTTGGGGGACTCTCTCGGACAGATTTCAGCGTATAAAAATTCTTTACACAGGGTTGTTTTTGCTTACCGGAGCCACGATCCTCGTCGGTTTAAGCCCCTCTATCGGAGCTTTAATTGCTTTACGGGGCCTGCAAGGACTGATTGCCGCTTCTTTCCCTGCCGTTGCGATTGCTTATGTAGGTGATGTTCTTGCTCCGCACTACCGGGCGCTTGCCATTTCATTCATCAGCTGCGGCTTTCTGCTGGCCGGGATCTTGGGGCAGGTTTATGCCACAGCGCTTCAGGCATCTCTCGGCTGGCGGAGCGCATTTTGGATTCTGGCCGCCGTATATTTCATTATTGCCTTATTCATGATGAAGCTGCCTAAAGGGGCTGTCCAGGGGACAACAAAAGCTTCTCTGTTTCAAGTTTATGCGCAGATGCTGCGGTTGTTTAGTAACGGAAGACTGCTGATTGCCTGGCTTGCTGCCGTTTCCATTCTGCTCAGCTTTGTCGGTATGTACTCGGCCCTTTCTTCCTTTGTTACGGAACAGTTCCACGGCGATTCGTCAACGTTGACCTGGATCCGTGTTGCGGGAATCCCCAGCATCCTGCTGTCCATCGGAGCGGGGAGCCTGATCAAACGGATAGGTCCGAAAAAGGTGACCGTCTACAGTTTACTGTTAGCCGGGATAGGCCTCATTCTTGAAGCCTTCTCCGGCTCGCTTCCGATGCTTGTTGTAGCAAGCGCGGTCTTTGTCCTCGGCATCGCCTCGGCGGTTCCCGGCATCATTGTCATGGTCGGACAGCTTGGCAGTCAGGCGCGGGGGAGTGCTACTGCCGTATATGCCTTCTTCGTATTCGTTGGAGCCAGTATGGGCCCGATTCTGGCCACTCAACTTATCGGCTACGGCGCGAAAACCGTATTTCTGGTCCTCGGCGGAATTGTTTTTCTGGCCGCTGTAGTGATCTCTATAGCGATTCGGCTTGAACGGGCATAAGCCTCAGTTCAATCCACAGCCTTGGCTGTTTTCCATAAAAAAAGAGGGGTCTCCTAAAATGGAGACCCCTCTTGCGATTGATCCAGCCTTCAGCGGTTAAGGATACACATTCAGCTCATGAATCGACCACCAGCTGGTGCTGGTACCGGTTTGCACGATGCGGATGTATCTCGCGTTTTGCGGTGAGAAGGTTGCTGTTATAACGGGACCGTTCCCTGTGCCGGTTGCAATGGCGCTACCAAAGCTGGTGCCGTCATTGGATACGTAAATCTCGTATCCGCGGGCATAGTCGTTGTTGCTGCCTGCGGAGTCCATGACGATTTTACTGAAGCTGCTCCCAGTCTTCATGTCGATGGTCAAGGACTGGCCCGGTGCCATCGGCGCGCCTGAGCTCCAGCGAGTGGAGGGGTTCCCGTCAAACAGGCTGGCCGGCAGGTCGCCGCTGGAAGGCGCCGAGGAAGCCGTCCAGCCATTGCGGGCAAGCGGCGTATCCGAGGAGCTGGCCGCGGAGCCAAATACATTTAGTTCGTGGATCGACCACCAGCTGGTGCTGGTACCGGTCTGTACAACTTTGATGTACCGGGCATTCTGCGCGGTAAAGCTGACGGTGATTACAGAACCGCTGCCGGTTCCTGATGCCACCGGATTGCCCCAGGTGCTGCCGTCACTGGACAAATAAACTTGATATCCGCGGGCATAATCGTTATCGCTGCCGGTCGAGTCCATTTTGATCGAACTCACGTTGTACGCCTTTTTCATGTCGATCGTCAAGGATTGACCGGAAGCCATCGGCACGCCAGTGCTCCAGCGGGTCGCGGCATTACCATCGAACAGATTCGCAGCGGCATCGCCGCTGGAAGGATCAGAGACGGCTGTCCAGCCGCTGCGATCCAGCGCTGTTCCTCCCGGATTTGTGCTGCCGTCCCCCGAATTTCCGCTGCCGTTTCCGGTAAATTCGGTAAGCGTCTGCCGCATGGCGGAAGCCGGATTGTTCCCATAAACACGGTCGCCAGTATTATTGACAATGTGGGTAATTTCGCTGCCAGGCGTGCCGTTGAGCCAGATCGTTGTGGCGTGATGGATCTTGACGCCCGGCACATTAGGCACTTCAATCGCACTGTTCAGCTTGACAGCCGCATCCCGGAAGTAGGAGTAAACGCCAAGCCCCCAGGCTTCATGGCTTGTTACGGAATCGGCCACCTTGTAGGAGGCATAGCCGTTAACTGTTCCGCCGCCTGACATCCAGGCCTCCTGGTTAGGAACATCGTACGGGATTTCCGATTGATAGAAATATAGTCGTCCGTCGTTGCCATTCCATAGCGTCTGGTATTCGTTGTGATGCTCATTAAACAGACCGTACAGGGTGACATCGGCACCGTTTACGATCAGACCGTTTTTGGACACGTTGCTAGTCCAGCCGGCTCCGTTGCCGTGGTCGGCACGCCAGATCCAGAAATGATCGCCGATCACGTCACGGCTGTTGATGATCAGTCCGGCATCCGTCCGGCCATTGGAAGCACCGCCGACCCGGAAGGTGAGGTCATGCAGTGAAGTCGGATTGGCGGCATGGCCTGCGCTGCTGCCCGCAGGGCCGACTTCCAGCAGGCTTGAAGTGTTGACCGGACCGGCATCGAAGGTCAATCCGGCGATTTTGACGCCATCTACATCCGCTACCGACATGGCCGGTTTCCCGGTGTCCGGCACGAGGGTCGGAATACCGATGCCAAGCACGACGGTGTTCGGATTGGTGATGCGGATCGTATCGTTTAAGTGGAAGAAACCAGGTGTAAACAGCAGGTTTTTGCCTTGGGCAAGAGCGGCGTTAATAGAGTCCGCCGTAGCCGTCTCCGGTTTGGCGATATAGAATTGGTCAATAGAGAGGGATGTGCCCGGGGTGGAGCCGTTTGCCCAGCTGACGCCCTGGGTGTTGGTTTGAAGCGAAGGAACAAATATCCGGTATTGGCTGGCGTTATCGATATACAGATAAGGTTTCTCCCGCATGATCGGCGTTTTGTCTACTACGGTATACGGAGGTTCCGGGAACTGGCCCGACGGCGCGTTAGTGTCACCTACAAAGACCATATTCCAAACCCCGTTGTTCCAGGAGCCCCATTGGCTGTTGCGCGAGAACCACTGCTGCTGGGAAGCCGGGACAACCGTACCGTCCACGATAGAATCCGCAAGGAAACCGCCGCTCGCCCAGCCGGCATTCCAGTTCGAGTCGAAGTCAAACAGATCAAGCTCGCCTTTAATATGCAGCCGTCTGAGCGGTGCTGCCTGGGAGACGGCAAATTGAGTCACTCCGTTCGAAGGAGCGATGGTCAAATTCTCGATGGCGCGCCAGAAATTGCGCGTTGCGTTGCCGTTATCCCAATCCGCATTGATGTTTAATCCCCCATTAATCGTAACGTCCCCGGGATTTTGTCCGAGTCCGGCTACGTGGGTGTTGAAGCCTACATTAAAATTAATATTGTAAGACCCTGGTTTGAACAACAGAGCGTCACGCTGGGTACCAAACTCGTTGGACTCCTGAACAGCATACACAGAGTTCACCGTGTTTTGAATATCTGAAGCTGGCATAGAAGGGTCGAATACATAGACATTAGGGCCAAAGATCGTGGAGTTTGCATCGCTGATCGACGCTGCATGGGAAAAACCGGGATCAGCCGCCAGGAATCCCACCGTCATGACCAAGCTGGAAACGACGGACACTGCTTTTCTGAACATAATTGTCTCCTCCCGTAATAGGTTTTGATAAACCGCTTGTGGACTTGACTAAAACTAGATTCAAATAACAGGAAAGCGTTTGCAAAATACTAGATTATCTTCCTCCTTTCTACACAAATCGTAATTCAATTCTGGAAGAGTTTTCCAAGGTGTACAGCTATTATACCTAAATTTGTAAGAATTTGAGGTTGAATTTTTAAAGAAGTTTTTTTATTTCAGAGGTATACTGGGAACTAAACTAGGAAATTCAAATTCGCTTGTATTAAGCTGGTTTAATATTGGATTTACATAAAATTAACACTGGCTTTACACTCTCATTACACGAACCACAAGTCTGCAAAGTACAATTATATAGTTAAGCTGATTAATTATGCTGACATTCGGAGGCCCGACATGTTGAGAGAAATAAACACAGGAAAATATGTAAACCGGGATCTGAGCTGGGTGGAGTTTAACCGCCGGGTGCTGCAGGAGGCCCAGGACAGTGAGACGCCGCTGCTGGAGCGCTTGAAATTCCTTGGTATTGTAGCGAGCAATTTGGACGAGTTTATGGCCGTGCGGGTTGCCGAAACGATGGAGAAGATCAAAGCGGGCTTTACGCAGAAAGATTTCACCGGCTACGCCCCATCCGGCCTGTACCGCAGACTGGTCAAGCGGATCAAGCAGATGACGGCCGAGCAGTACAAAAGCTACCGGGATCTGACACGTTCGATGGCCCGTAAGGGGATCGTCTTTCAGGAATACGAGACGCTTAATGCGACTCAGCAGAAAGCATTGGACCATTACTTCCATGAAATTATCTTTCCCGTATTAACGCCGATGGCGGTAGATCAAAGCCGTCCGTTTCCGCTCGTGCATCCGAAATTCGTCTATTTGTCCGTTTTGCTTCGCAAAGAGGATGCGGAGGATGCGGAGGAGGGGGAAGAGACCTTTTTCGCTATTGTCCAGGTGCCGTCGAATGTGCCTCGGGTCGTTCCCGTACCGCTTCGGGCCAACAGCAAGCGCAAATCCTTTATCCTGATCGAAGAATTGATCAAACATCATATCCATACGCTGTTTGTCGGCTATACGCCCCTTGCCGTTCATGAGTTCCGTTTAACACGGAATGCGGATTTGACGATCAACGAGGAAGAGGCGGAGGATTTGCTGGAGGAGATTGAGAAAGAGCTTCGCCGCCGCAGACGTGGTGCACCTGTCCGGCTTGAAGTTCAGAAAGGCATTCACCCCGATGCGCTCGCCGAACTACAGGAAGAGTTCGAGCTTGAGGATATTTACGAAATCGACGGTCCGCTCGATTTGAGTTACCTGATCGGTTTTGCCGATAGTCTGGAAGGCTTCTCCCATTTGAAATACCCGCCAATTCAGCCGGTGTATCCGCAGGAGTTTGCGCCGCATGAAAGCCATTTTGGAGTGCTGCGCAGGCAGGACGTGCTGGTCTATCATCCCTATGAATCGTTTGATGCGGTGACCGATTTTGTGCAGGAGGCTGCGGAGGATCCGAAGGTCATGGCGATCAAGATGACGCTGTACCGGGTGAACGGCGACTCGCAGCTCATTCCGGCATTGGCGCATGCCGCGGAGTGCGGCAAGCAGGTGACGGTGGTGGTCGAGCTTAAAGCCCGATTTGATGAGGAACGAAACATCGCCTGGGCAAGAAAGCTGGAGAAGGCAGGCTGTCATGTCGTCTACGGTTTGGTCGGCTTGAAGACCCATGCCAAAATCATCCTTGTCGTCCGCCGCGAGCAGCAGGGACTCCGCCGTTATGTACACGTCGGAACTGGCAACTACAATGCCAGCACGGCCAGAATGTATACGGACGTAGGACTGTTTACCTCCAATCCGGTCATCGGTGACGATGCTTCGGAGCTGTTTAATGAAATTACCGGCTTCTCCGGTCCGAAGAATCTCAAGGCTTTGCGCATTGCGCCAACCGGTCTCAAGGACGAGCTGTTCCGGCTGATTCGGCGGGAAGCGGAGCATGCCCGCAAAGGCAAGAAAGCCCGGATTATCGCCAAGATCAACTCCTTATCCAATCAGGACATGATTGATGAGCTTTATCTGGCTTCCCAAGCGGGCGTGCAGATCGAGCTGATCGTCAGGGGCGTGTGCTGCCTGCGTCCCGGCGTGGAGGGGCTGAGCGAGAATATCAGGGTGATCAGTATCGTGGACCGGTTCCTGGAGCACAGCCGGATCTTTTATTTCGAGAATGAAGGCAGTCCAGAGGTGTTCCTGTCCAGCGCAGATTGGATGACACGGAATCTCAAGCGGCGTATCGAGCTGATGTGTCCGGTTTCGGATCCGGTGACGAAGGAAATGGTCATCAACATTCTGAAGCTCCTGCTGCGGGATAACATTAAGGCAAGAGAGCTTCAGGCCAGCGGCAATTATGTATTTGTGAAAAATGAAGAGCCTCCGCTGCGCAGCCAGACGGAGGCGATGAATATTAACCTTTGGAAACCTCAAGATTTGACCATGTTAACTTGATCTTCCAGGCTTCCTCAAGATCCTTGCAGGCTTCTTCCAATCGATTGTTCTGAACAAGCGGCTCAGCGGTACAGTGCATCTGCACGTGCAGCGAGCCGTTTGCTGTCTTAACGGAAATGTCCTCGACAACCGGGGCAGACCGGATGGCTTTCGCGAGAATGAGCAATGACCCGAGCCGATGAACCCGTTCCGTATCGGAGGATTTCAGAATGTCGGCATGCTGCTCCAGCAGCTGTGGTGTTCTTTTCTTGGGATGATAGTCGGCCGTAATCGCACTAAGTAAGGCTTCTCTATGGGAGAGGCCGTAAATCCCCCCGTACATGATCCGGTATACGGCATGCTGGCTGCTTTTGTAATAGTTAATCAGAATGCCGGAATCGCTAAGCATGGCGGCCGTATACATGACGGCTGTGTCCCGCTCGTCAGGCTCCTTGTGCTCCAAAGCTTTGTAGATTTTGAACATGTCTTTGTAGGTTGCCTCAAGCGATGCTTCTGGTGCTGGAGGACCGAAGCGGAGCATGTTCTGCACGCTTGTCTTCAGTGCATCGGCGACAACCGGCTCCTTGGGAGCGAACCAGTCCCGGAACAAACCATCGCGCAGTCCTGCGCCGCTGACGATGTAACGATCGGCCTGGATGGTATGAAAGACCGTCTGCAGAATCAGCAGGCCTGGCACGATCAGATCGGCGCGGTCCTTGGACAAGCCGGGTAATTTTTTGCGGAAAGAAGAGGATTCAGAGGGCAGCAGCTCGGCCATTCCATCCACGGTTTTCCCTTCCATTTCGTAGTGATGCACAGCAGGCAGGGAATATTTCGTCTGCCGCTGATGTATTTTGGCCAGCGTCCGGATTGTTCCGCCGAGTCCGATCAGCGGAAGGCCGGGATTGCTTTGAGGCCAGCCGAGCGGCTCAAGCGCCTGTCTAATTTCTGCCCGGAGCGCTTCGATCTGGCTTTTGTCCCACTGCTCCTCCGTCGCAAAGCGGGCGAGCCCGTTAACGGCTCCAAGAGGGATAGAGATGCTGTGCAGCAGTTTCCTGTTCCGGAACAGAGTTAACTCCGTGCTGCCTCCCCCAATATCCACGATCATACCATCCTGAACATCCATGGACTGAAGCACGCCCAGAAAGCCGTAATAGGCTTCCCGTTCACCGCTCACCCGCTCGATCACCAGCCCGGTGTCGGCTTCAAGCCAGCCGATGATTTCCTCGGCATTCGCAGCATTGCGAATAGCAGCCGTAGCGGCAGCGCGGATATGTGTCGTTCGGAAATCGCGGCAAATCATTTTGAACTGGTTCAGTATATTTACGGCCGCATCCAGATGGCTGCGCGGAATGGTTCCGTCCGGAGCGACCTCCCGGCTTAAGCGGGCCGAATATTTATTTTCATAGATAATCCGGTAGCAGCCGCCAGGTTCGATTTCATAGATGACTAGCCGGATCGAGTTAGACCCGATATCAATGATGCCCATATTAGAGTTGTGATTCATAGAGTTCTCCTTATAAGTCGAATTCATTCGGTTCAGTCTGTATATGAACTAGCTTACCCGCCAAATGCGGGAACAAACCTATTCTTTATATTATTTCATATTGAGACGAAGAGAGAAAGAAAGGAAGACAACGGATTAGAAAATTTAAAGTCCAGATTACTTAAATGCAAATCATTAAACTTCAATGAAAAATCATTTAAATTTGAAGGGATAAAAGTGACAAATGTCTCATCGCCCACCTGAAACGTCATGTTAAGATAGCCGGGAATAGAAGCTTCAGAAGGTGGTGGGTCAGCATGACCAACAAAAAAGGCAGACGTTTCTCCGTCTATATGATTGTTTTGATTCTACTGCTCGGCTTTACAGCAGCGGTTATATATGGATTAAGTTCCACCGGAAAGTCAGGATCAGGATGGGTTCCTCACTCAGGCAGCGGCAGCAATGCTCCGTCTTTCTCTCAAACCTATTACATCTATGATACGGTAGTTAATATCAAGCTGTACGGGGAACAGGCGTCACAGCGTAACCTGGATGATATCAAGCAGCTGCTGGAGCGTTTGGATAGGGAACTTAGCCGAACGAAAGAAGGCGGCGAAGTCTATGAGGTTAACCGTCTTGCGGGCGTGCAGGCCGTACCGGTTTCGGATGAAACGCTGGAGGCCGTCAAGCTGTCGCTGAATTATGCCAAGGAAATGGGCGGCCTGTTTGATCCGACTATCGGACCGCTTGTAGATTTGTGGGGAATAGGTACTGAGAATGCCCGTGTTCCGCAGCAGCATGAAATCGATGAGGCGCTGAAGCTAATCAATTACAAAGCGGTGCTGATAGACGAGACAGCCAAAACCATT
Encoded proteins:
- the metE gene encoding 5-methyltetrahydropteroyltriglutamate--homocysteine S-methyltransferase, whose amino-acid sequence is MKSSNLGYPRIGQNREWKKVIEAYWAGKLEEQELHSELESIRLGNLKLQQEQGIDLIPVNDFTYYDHVLDTAVMFGLVPQRFAWDGRHVDLATYYAIARGNKEATASEMTKWFNTNYHYIVPEITADLQPVLTVNRPLEAYREAKTKLGIEGKPVLLGLFTLLKLSKGYEAEQFSAWVDRLLPLYGQVLAELEQEGVQWVQIDEPALVATLTSEELAEVQHIYGSLSKQLSGLKVLVQTYFEAVDHYKEIVALPVQGIGLDFVHDRGQNLRSVLEQGFPSDKVLGAGVIDGRGIWKSDLAAKLELLDTLKQKVAAERLLVQPSSSLLHVPVTTAQEQKLDPVLKDALAFANEKITELVLLTQAGNKGAAAVSAGLAAADRGRKALQQSPARNKTAVRQRTAEAVAQPAERTADVETRRKVQQDKFQLPLLPTTTIGSFPQTPEVRSARLKWRKGEWSPQRYETFIKEQIQDWIRIQEELGLDVLVHGEFERTDMVEFFGEKLEGFAFTSLGWVQSYGSRCVKPPIIYGDIEFTAPMTVAETVYAQSLTQAPVKGMLTGPVTILNWSFVRDDLSREEVAYQIALALREEVEALEAAGIGMIQVDEPALREGLPLKREQWPHYLEWAVKAFKLSTTTVKDETQIHTHMCYSEFNDIIEAISALDADVISIETSRSHGELIESFEKYTYDKGIGLGVYDIHSPRVPPVEEMTSMIDRALRVLKPSQFWINPDCGLKTRKDEETVLALRNMVEATRLSREKYSVKA
- a CDS encoding SDR family oxidoreductase; this encodes MSYPKYPYMGWTTQCRSVPVVFPAQHQDRHPGFEYIMTPRPISDNPAYSGSGRLTNKIALITGGDSGIGRAAAIAFAKEGADIAIVYLDEHQDAAETQQMINKLGRQCLTLAADLRHENNCYAVVEKTVQTFGKLDILVNNHGVQFHQPSILQISREQLLNTFHTNIISFFDMTKAALPHLRAGSSIINTTSDTAFSGMANMIDYTATKGAIVSFTRSLALSLADQGIRVNAVAPGPTWTPLIPSAFTAEEVTTFGTEVPLGRPGQPFELAPVYVLLASDDASYTSGQIYFANGGSVVT
- a CDS encoding GlcG/HbpS family heme-binding protein, which codes for MFKLTLELAKQLLEAAEQKARQMKLACDIAIVDEGANLVAFHRMDNARIGDIEVAQSKAWTSAALKMPTEQLAKLAAPGGEAFGINSINQGKITILGGGIPFVVEDRMIGAIGVSGGVSAQDIEVAKSAVQAFENLKLSGSPPPVRARIGSNAADWTFP
- a CDS encoding discoidin domain-containing protein; translation: MFRKAVSVVSSLVMTVGFLAADPGFSHAASISDANSTIFGPNVYVFDPSMPASDIQNTVNSVYAVQESNEFGTQRDALLFKPGSYNINFNVGFNTHVAGLGQNPGDVTINGGLNINADWDNGNATRNFWRAIENLTIAPSNGVTQFAVSQAAPLRRLHIKGELDLFDFDSNWNAGWASGGFLADSIVDGTVVPASQQQWFSRNSQWGSWNNGVWNMVFVGDTNAPSGQFPEPPYTVVDKTPIMREKPYLYIDNASQYRIFVPSLQTNTQGVSWANGSTPGTSLSIDQFYIAKPETATADSINAALAQGKNLLFTPGFFHLNDTIRITNPNTVVLGIGIPTLVPDTGKPAMSVADVDGVKIAGLTFDAGPVNTSSLLEVGPAGSSAGHAANPTSLHDLTFRVGGASNGRTDAGLIINSRDVIGDHFWIWRADHGNGAGWTSNVSKNGLIVNGADVTLYGLFNEHHNEYQTLWNGNDGRLYFYQSEIPYDVPNQEAWMSGGGTVNGYASYKVADSVTSHEAWGLGVYSYFRDAAVKLNSAIEVPNVPGVKIHHATTIWLNGTPGSEITHIVNNTGDRVYGNNPASAMRQTLTEFTGNGSGNSGDGSTNPGGTALDRSGWTAVSDPSSGDAAANLFDGNAATRWSTGVPMASGQSLTIDMKKAYNVSSIKMDSTGSDNDYARGYQVYLSSDGSTWGNPVASGTGSGSVITVSFTAQNARYIKVVQTGTSTSWWSIHELNVFGSAASSSDTPLARNGWTASSAPSSGDLPASLFDGNPSTRWSSGAPMAPGQSLTIDMKTGSSFSKIVMDSAGSNNDYARGYEIYVSNDGTSFGSAIATGTGNGPVITATFSPQNARYIRIVQTGTSTSWWSIHELNVYP
- the ybaK gene encoding Cys-tRNA(Pro) deacylase, with protein sequence MAESKTNAMRLLDKSQIPYETLNYDHEDGQIHGTAVAEKIGRPQESVFKTLVAHQSGQISQICVFVIPVAEELDLKKAAKAAGAKKIEMLPVKDLLKWTGYIRGGCSPVGMKKLYPTFIDASAEGLKIIAVSAGRIGTQMELNPQQLAEQVKAVFFPLTKEA
- a CDS encoding MFS transporter, translated to MSQALVQQEQANERAAFLKVVTILGLSSVLILSLMYITIPLVPIWADHYKVAQSVAVWTGSAFGFAYALGNIFWGTLSDRFQRIKILYTGLFLLTGATILVGLSPSIGALIALRGLQGLIAASFPAVAIAYVGDVLAPHYRALAISFISCGFLLAGILGQVYATALQASLGWRSAFWILAAVYFIIALFMMKLPKGAVQGTTKASLFQVYAQMLRLFSNGRLLIAWLAAVSILLSFVGMYSALSSFVTEQFHGDSSTLTWIRVAGIPSILLSIGAGSLIKRIGPKKVTVYSLLLAGIGLILEAFSGSLPMLVVASAVFVLGIASAVPGIIVMVGQLGSQARGSATAVYAFFVFVGASMGPILATQLIGYGAKTVFLVLGGIVFLAAVVISIAIRLERA